The DNA segment AGAAGAAAAGCTGGAAGACATATATAACACTCCTGTTTTAGAAGAAACAGAACCCGTAATACAAGAGCCTAAGCCAATAGAAGATGCGAAAGAACTAGATGAGCAACAGGCTGAGCCAGCAAAAGAAGTGGAGGAAGATATTAAAGAAGAGGTTGCGGAACCTGTAGCAGAAACAAAACCCGAAGCAGCGGTAGAACAAGAAGAAAAGCAAGAAGAACCTATTACTGATAGCGAGCCAGAACCACAACCGCAAACTATTGAAGAGGAAGTGCAAGCTATTGAAGAAGATAAGACCAATGATGAGGTAACACCTGTAGGTAAATCGCCTTTTGGGTTTGATATTGATTTTGAACCAAAAGAAGCAACTGAAACTACCGAAAAACAGAAAGAAATTTCGTTTGAGGATTTCCATGATTATATAGAACCAGAGTTTGTAAAGAAAGATAACGATGCACCTGCTCCCGAAGAAATAAAGGCAGTAGATGAAGAGTGGCAAAACTGGGAGCCTAAAAAAGAGGAACCCGAAGTACCAGCATCACCGTCAGAGCCTGTTCCTGTAGCAAATACAGCAAGTACAGCATCGACACGTTCGCTAAACGATTCGTTTGGTAAAAGCATAAACATAGGGCTTAACGACCGTATTGCTTTTGAAAAGCATCTTTTTGAGGGTAGCGGCGAAGACCTAAACCGTGTACTGTCTCAATTGAATACTTTTGATAAACTTAGCGATGCTCATAATTTTATAAACGATCTTGTAAAGCCCGATTATAATAACTGGAAAGATAAAGAGGAATATGCCGAGCGTTTTATGGAACTGGTAGCCAAAAAATTTGATTAATGAGTAAACTTTATATTGTTCCTACGCCTATAGGCAACCTTGAAGATATGACCTTTAGAGCTATAAAAGTGCTAAAGGAAGCCGACCTGATACTCGCCGAAGATACCCGAACGAGTGGTAAACTCATGAAGCATTTTGAGATAGGTACACACATGCAAAGCCACCACATGCACAACGAGCATAAAACGGTAGAGAATATCGTGAAACGCTTACAGATGGGCGAAACTATTGCGCTAATATCTGATGCGGGAACCCCTGCAATATCAGATCCCGGTTTTTTACTTACCCGTGCCTGTGTAGAAAATAATATTGACGTAGAATGCCTGCCAGGTGCTACGGCTTTTGTGCCTGCATTGGTAAATAGTGGATTGCCTAATGATAAATTTGTTTTTGAGGGTTTCTTGCCCGATAAAAAAGGAAGGCAAACGCGTTTTCTTGCCCTTGCCGAAGAAACCCGTACTATTATTTTTTATGTATCGCCGCACAAGCTGGTAAAAACGTTGGGTGAGTTTGTACAATACTTTGGCGAAAATCGCCCAGTATCAGTATCGCGAGAGTTGAGCAAAATGCACGAAGAAACCATTCGCGGTACAGCTACAGAGGTGCTAGCGCATTTTGAAGCACACGCCTCAAAAGGGGAAATTGTTGCTGTTGTGGGAGGGAAGTCTGGGAAGTAATTAATTTGTCATTCTGACGATAGGAAGAATCTTTTAAGTAAAAAATAAAATATAAATTAATGTATGTACATTTTAATTTTAATGCCACAAACTTAGAAGCTTTTCCTGTAGAGTTAGGGGTGGTAAATAAAGAATTTAATATAGATGATAATAACGTTCTAACTAAAATTCATTATTATTCTAACGAAAACCCTATAATAGATTTAGAATCTTTGAGAGGAGGGCTAGAAGGAGTTAAAAATATTAACTTGTTAATTGGGAGTAATAATTCTGGTAAGAGTAGGTTTTTGAGAGCTCTATTTAAAGAGGCGAATAGAATTACGATTTCGAAAAATCAAATATCCTTAATAGATGAGTATAATGAATTATTAAAAGATATAATTGTTGGAAAAAAAGTATCCTATACTGATAGGACAGGACAAGATATTCAAAGTTTTTGGGAAGAAAACATATATGCCTATGATAGAGTAAATGAGCAAATTGATATCAAAAATCAATTAGGTAAAATCAGGGCTGTTTATAAAGATAGGCAATCTCATATAGAAGATATATCTGATTCAGAGTATAATGGGATTGTAGTATGTATTAATGCTATAGATAAAATTCTCTCTTTTATAGATAACGTTCGTACAAATTCAAATTTTAAACCAAAGGATAAACTATACATACCAGTATATAGGACTTTAGTTGAAGATGAAGGGTTTCAGCGTCAGGTTTTTGAAAAAATTATTGAAAATAAGTATGGTATTAATAAGAATATATTTACTGGGCAAAGATTATATACAGAAGTATTAAAGAAGCACACATCATCGCGGATAATAGAACTAGATGCATTTAGCGAATGGATAAAAAAGAATTTTAATGAGAATAAAAATGTTAGAATTATTCCAGATGATGAGAGTAGCAATATATTATTAAATATTGATGGTGATTTGACTCCGGTTTATGATTTAGGAGATGGAGTTCAACAGTTAATTTTATTGATGTTTCCCATTTATACAGCAGAAGATGGAACATGGTTTTTTATAGAAGAACCCGAAACACATTTACATCCCGGATTGCAGAGAATATTCATTGAAACACTTTTAAATGATGAACATTTAAAGAAAAAAAACTTACGTTTTTTCTTTACTACACACTCAAATCATTTTTTGGATATTTCTCTTGATCATGAAGAAATCTCTATATTTCAATTTGAAAAAGAAAGTTCTGAAAAATTTAATATTAAAACGAATGTTAAGCCAAGTAAAGAAATTCTCGATTTATTAGGGGTAAATACATCATCAGTTTTTTTGGCAAATACTTCTATTTGGGTAGAAGGTCCTACCGATAGAAAATATATTTCTAAATGGCTTAAACTGTATTGTGAACACAAAGGGTTGCCTTATTTAAAAGAAGATATTGATTTTGCTTTCTTTGAGTATGGAGGCAACTTAATAGAACATTACCTTTTTGATAAAAGTTTTGATGAAGATGTTACAGAGGCACAGGTTAGGAAAAAAATAAAAGCATTTGCATTGTCTAATAAAGTTTATTTATTAGCAGACAATGATAATGTAGAAGAAGGGAGTGCAAAATATAAACGAAGGGAAAATTTACAGGGTATTTCAGATAAGAATTTTAAATACCAAAATACTGAATATCGAGAAATTGAAAACTTACTACCAGTTAAAATAATTAAAGACTTTATTCCAGAATTGGTTAAACAACATGAGGGGTACGAAAGCATAGGGCTTAATAGGTCTGATTATTATAATAAAGGGTTAGGGGATTATTTCGAGTCTATTTTGAAACCAAATTTTGACTGTAAGAAGTTTAAAGCTCCTAGCGGAACACTAAATAATCTTTATAAGAACAAGTTGTGTGACTTTTTTGTCAATGGTAATTATAACTATTCTGATTTGATTAAAGAAAATCAACAATTAGAAGAAGTTATTGAAAACTTATATAGTTTTATAGTTAGTAAATAGCGTACTAAACTTTAAACCAAAACCTATTCTATGAAAAAAATATCCCAAATTTTCCTGATTACTTTATTTTTAACCCTTTCAGTAGGAGTTAAAGCCCAATCGGTAGAAATGAAATTTCAACAGGTGTTAGATTCGGTTTATACTGCCAATAAGGATGCTGTTGGGATTATGATTCATGTTGAAGCACCCGATAAAAATATTTCTTGGACATCGGCTGTGGGGTATGCCAATAAAGAAACTCAAGAAGCTATAAATAAGAACCAACCCGCTATTATTGCTAGTAATACCAAAACGTATGTTGCGGTTGCTATCGTTAAACTCATTGAGAATGGTAAGTTGCAATTAAATCAGCCAATAGCCGATTTAATTAATCCTAAAACAAAAGAGCTTCTTATAGCTGACGGTTATAAGGTTAACCAAATTACAATAAAGCATTTGCTTTCGCATACCTCAGGAATTGCCGATTATGTAAATGATGCCTATTTTGCATTTATATTTGAGCATCAGGATTATCATTGGACGAGAGATGAACAAATACAATTTGCTGTTGAAAACGCAAACCCTTTAGCCGAAGCAGGTAAAACTTATAGCTATGCAGATACTAATTATTTATTACTTACAGAAATTATAGAGCATAAAACCAAGAAGCCTTTTTATACTGCCATTAGAGAACTGCTCGAATTTAAAAAACACCAGCTTAATGCTACATGGTTTTACAGCTTAGAAAAATACCCAAAAAATGTTTTGCCTTTAGTGCATCAATATTATAGTAAATATGGGCTAAAAGTCGCTGATTTACATCCATCTTTCGATTTATATGGTGGTGGTGGGTTGACTGCAACAACTAAAGATTTGGCAATGTTCTTTCAGTTGTTGTTTGAAGGTAAGATTGTAAAAGACAAAAAGCTGTTAGAGCAAATGCATACTTATGTGCTACCACAAGAAGAATCACGATATTGTTTGGGGCTTCAAAATATTAATTTCCACGGTATGCATGCTTATTATCACGGTGGTTTTTGGGGTACAGATTGTATGTATGTTCCTGAGCTTAACACTACTATTTCGGTATATACATTAGAGAAAAGTAAACGCGAACTCAATGCCGAAATAAGCAATACAATACTTCAAATTATTAAGCAATAATTGAAGGGTTTTCTGTTGTTTTTCGAATGTCATACAGATAGATTATCTTCGCTAAAATTTGAATTTTTAAATGCGCTGGACTTTAAAACCAAACCCCGATACTCAAAAAACACAACACCTTACCAAAGCATTAAATGTAGATAATACCATTGCTACACTATTATTACAACGTGGTATTGAAACATTTGAAGAGGCGAAACAATTTTTCCGTCCGTCGTTAAGTGATTTGCACGATCCCTACCTAATGCGGGATATGGATAAAGCCGTGCAGCGCATTGAAACGGCTATTGCTAACGGCGAAAACATCTTGGTTTTTGGCGATTATGATGTAGATGGTACTACGGCGGTATCGTTGGTATCGTCTTACCTTCGGTCGTACTACCCGAATGTAGATACTTATATTCCTGATAGGTATAAAGAAGGTTATGGCGTTTCTGTAGCGGGTATCGACTATGCCGATGATAACGGCTGTATCTTAATAATAGCATTAGATTGTGGTATAAAAGCAATAGATAAAGTAGCCTATGCCAAGACTAAAGGCATCGACTTTATTATATGCGACCATCACCGCCCTAGCGATACACTACCCAATGCAGTTGCGATACTCGACCCTAAGCGTGAAGATTGTAATTACCCTTATGACGAACTGTGCGGTTGCGGAGTAGGCTTTAAGCTGATACAAGCCTTGGGGGTAAACAGAGGGCAAACTATTAACCATTTAATCCCTTATCTCGACTTGGTAGCTACTGCTATTGCTGCCGATATTGTGCCTATAACAGGCGAGAACCGTACGCTGGCAAAATTTGGGTTAGAGGTTATTAATAGCCATCCAAGAGCAGGTATAAAAGCACTAATACAAAATATAAAAAAGCCTACACTTACCATAAGCGATGTGGTGTTTACTATAGCACCACGCATTAATGCAGCAGGACGTATAAAGCATGGTAACGATGCGGTGGCATTACTTACAGAATTTAACATGATGCAAGCAACTGAGTTTGCAGCACAAATTGAGGCTCTAAATGTCGATAGAAAAAACCTTGATAAACAAATTACAGCCGAGGCATTACTACAAATAGAGCGCAACAGCGAGCAAGATAAATATACTACGGTAGTATATAATAAGGAGTGGCACAAAGGTGTAATAGGTATTGTGGCATCACGACTTATAGAAACCCATTACCGCCCTACGCTAGTGTTTACTAAAAGTGGCGATAAACTGGCAGCTTCGGCACGCTCTGTTTCAGGGTTCGATGTCTATAATGCCCTCGAAGCTTGTGCCGAACATATAGAACAGTTTGGCGGACACAAGTATGCTGCAGGACTTACGCTGCAAGAAGAAAACTATGAAGCATTCAAACAAAAATTTGAAGAAGTAGTAACGGCTACTATACATCCTGATATGCGTGTTCCTGAAATAAAAATAGATATGGAGCTGAATTTTGAGCAAATAACGCCTAAGTTTAACAGGATACTAAAGCAGTTTGAGCCTTTTGGTCCAGGTAATATGTCGCCTATATTTTTAACTCAAGGTATAAAAGATACTGGTTTTGGTAAGCCTATAGGCGATGGTACTCATTTAAAACTCTTTGTGCAACAAGAAAATTCAGAAGGTTTTGCAGCGATAGGTTTTGGTTTGGCGAGTAAAATGGAAATAGCTTGTAGCGGAGCTGCTTTTGATGCGGTTTATTCGGTAGATGAGAATACTTGGAACGGCGAAACTACCTTACAATTAAGGCTTAGGGATATAAAAAGTGAAAATTAATTTTTTATTTAGAATGATTTTAAATAATATTGTATTTTTGTTTAAAATCATCAGTAATGAAAGAAATAGAACAGATATATCATAATGACTTTGGTGTTGCATTTCACTGGGTAAAAGATGATGAGGTGTTAACAAGTAGGGTACAACTTATTTTTAAAGAAACAGGGTTTTATTTAGAACCTCATGAACTTGATGAGTTTAAAATGCTGGTAAACGCTACTTGTACACAATATGACTGTAGCGATTGTTTTTATAAACAGTCTTGCCACAAGATGTTATTAAAAACTCCTATTAATGAGGTAGACTTGGCAGTTACCCAAAAAGAACTTTATCTTATTAAAGATCTTATGGAGGGGGCTTTGTTTAACCTAAACCTGAACAATTATATTAATAATCTGAGTAGTAATTAGTTTTTAAATTCTTTTAGCTCAAAATTTTTACCATCAAAAACACCGTAGGTAAAATAGCCTATCCAGTCGCCTAGATTTATGTATTTTGAGTTTTCGCCTACATTTATAGTCATAGGTAAGTGACGATGCCCAAATATAAAATAATCGTAGTGTTTAGTTTCTAGTTTGCGTTTACTGTATAGTACTAGCCATTCGTTTTCTTCGCCTAAAAACTTCACGTCTTCATCGCCAGAAATCAACTTATTTTTAACCGAGAGGTATTGCCCTAGCCTTACGCCAACGTCAGGGTGCAACCACCTAAATAGCCATTTTGAAAAAGGATTGGTAAAAACCTTTTTCATTCGTTTATACCCTTTATCGCCAGGTCCTAAACCGTCGCCATGCCCTATAAGGAAAAGTTTGTTATTAAAAGTAAATTCTTGCGGACGATGATATACAGGTATATTGAGTTCTTTTTCAAAATAATCATCCATCCATAAATCATGATTGCCAATAAAAAAATAGATAGGAATGCCCGAATCTCTCAATTCAGCAAGCTTACCTAATACCCTTACAAAACCTTTTGGTACTACGGTTTTATATTCAAACCAAAAGTCAAAAAGGTCACCTAAAAGAAAAATAGCCTCGGCATCTTTTTTTACTTCATCTAGCCAAGCTACAAATTTTTGTTCTCTCGGGAAACTTTTTTCGGGTGTAGGTGCTCCAAAATGTTGATCGGATGCAAAGTATATTTTTTTGGTATCAGTCATTTACTGTAAATCAGATTTCAAAGATAGTAAGAGTATTTTATTAAATAAAGCATACTCTGTTTATCGTTTAAAAATCAAGAATTAAATTTATATTCATAACAAAACACAATAATTTTGTTTTTTTTAAGAAAAAAATAAACAATGTATAATTTTTATCATGAATGATTGATTTATTTTCTTTAATTTTCGTGTTCTTAAACATAAACTAAATTAAACGTAAATTTCTATGAAAAAAATTACCTTAATGTTTTTCATGCTATTATCATCTTTGTGCGTTTTTGCACAAGGACTTCCTTTGGAGGGATTTGATACTCCAAGTGTATTTCCTCCTGCGGGGTGGGAAACATATGATAATGGTATAGGACCCGCTGCTTCTTGGGAACAAGCCGATGGAGGTGTTACTCAGCCGGCATACAGCCCTGATCATGCTGCATATCTTAACAAAGAGAACGTAGCAACAGGTATTCCTGAAGACTGGTTAATAACCCCTTCATTTACAGTTCCGGTTAATCCGCAACTTCGTTTCTGGTCAAGACTTACTCTTGGTGGAGATAATGGTACTGTATATCGTATAATGATATCAACAGTTAATACTGGTGCTATTGACCCGAATGATTATACTAATATTCAGGAATGGACAGAACTTGAAATTAACCCATCGCAAACTACTTATACTGAAAAAGTAGTAGTTATTCCTGCTACATATGAAGGTCAGGATGTGCGTATTGCTTTTGTAATGGCTGGAGACAACGGTGACCGTTGGCTAGTTGATGATGTAATGGTAGTAGAACAATGTTTAGATCCTACAGATCTAGCTGTAGATACTGCTGGTCTTGACTCTGCAACACTTACTTGGTCTAACCCAGGTGGAGCTACATCTTGGGAAGTAATTGTGCTTCCTGCTGCGGCTATTCCAAACGTTACAGGTATAACTTATAACGGTGCTCCACCGTATGTTGCTACAACGCTTTATGATAGTACACCTCTTGAAGAGAATACAGATTATAAATATTATGTTCGTGCACTATGTAGTGATGATTCAAGTAGCGAACTAATAGGACCATTTTTATTTAGTACAGTAGCACTTGGAGAAACATGTGGTGCTCCAATAGAGATTGCTACATTACCTTACTCTACTACTGATGATACTTCTAATTATGGAGATGATTATAACGGAACTCCAGGGGCATCTGGCTGTGGTAGTACATTTGGATACCTTAATGGAGATGATGTAGTATATTCTTATACAGCTACTGCTGATGGTGTTATTAGCGCAGATATGAATAATACGGGTACTTATGCCGGTTTATTTGTTTATGATGATTGTGATGATATTGGTGTTGAATGTATTGCTGGAGGAGTAGGAGGTTTTGCTGCTACACCTGTTAGTATACCATCATTAGCAGTTACTGCTGGTACAACTTACTATTTTGTAATATCTACATGGGCTGCTCCACAAAGTACGCCATACACACTTATAATACAGCAAGTATTTTGTGCGCCACCAGTAGGCGAGCCTACAACAAGCATAACGCAAACTACTGCTAATGTATCTTGGACAAACCCAAGTGGTGCTACCTCATGGGAAATAGTTTTACAAGCTCCAGGTGCAGGTATTCCTGCTGGTTCTGGAGATGTTGTAACAACAAATGTAAATCATCCTTTAACAGGACTTACAGAGTCTACATTATATGAGTATTATGTAAGAGCCGATTGTGGCGATGGTAACTTTAGTGCATGGGCTGGTCCTTATATTTTTGGAACAACTTGTGGAGCACTGACAGTTCCTTTCTACGAAGGTTTTAACGCCGACTCTACTACAGAGTTATGTTGGACAGTATTAAATAACAATGCTGATAATGATCAGTGGGATATGAATTATGGTTTTAACTCTTTTGAAGGAGATCAATCAGCAATTATGCTTACTGATGGTAATGGTGGTAATAACGACGATTGGTTAATTTCACCTACTCTTACTCTTACAGGTAACCAAAGGCTAAAATTCCATCAAAGAGTACAATCGTCATTCGAACCGAATGATTTTGAAGTACTTGTTTCTACTACAGGTGCTGATCCTGCCGATTTTACAATGACATTAATACCTCTTGCAACATACAGTAATACTACTTATGTAGAGTATATGGTAAATATAGTAGATGGTACTAATACACCACTATCTGGTAACGTAAATATTGCATGGCATGTGCCTAACGGAGGTCTTGACGGATGGAGACTTTATATTGATAATGTAATTGTTGAAGATATACCATCTTGTCCAGATCCTACAGGTTTGATGGCAGGTAACCTTCAGCCTACATCGGCAGATCTTTCTTGGACAGCTGGCTTTAACGAGACAGCATGGGAAATTGTAGTACAAGCCCCTGGTACAGGAGAGCCAACTGCAGCAGGTATAGCTGTAACAACAGATCCAGAATATGCAGCAACAGCGCTTACATCTAATACAACTTATGAGTATTATGTAAAAGCAAATTGTGGTGTTGATGATCTTAGTAACTGGGTAGGTCCGTTTGAGTTTACAACGGCTTGCGACCCATTCCCAGTTCCTTTCTTTGAAGGGTTTAATTCAGATTCTACTACGCAAAACTGTTGGACAGTTTTAGATGAAAATGGTGATGGCGATACATGGAACATGGATTATGCTTTTAACTCTTTCGAAGGAGACCAATCGGCAGCAATTACTACAGATTTTAATAACGGAAATAATAATGACTGGTTAATTTCTCCTACTATTACACTTACGGGTAATCAAAGGCTGAAATTCCACCAAAGAGTACAATCGACATTCGAACCGAATGATTTCGAGGTGTTATTATCTACTACAGGAACTGATGTTGCTAACTTTACATTAGAGCTTGTTCCTTTAGCAGATTATAGTAACACAAACTATGTAGAGTATATCGTAAACCTTGTAGATGTATCAAATGTGCCAATAACAGGTAATGTAAATATTGCATGGCATGTACCTAATGGAGGTCTTGATGGATGGAGATTGTTTATTGATAATGTAATTATAGAAGATATACCAACGTGTCCAGACCCAACAGATTTAGAAGTTTTAAGTGCAGCTAATATTTCGGCAGATATTGCTTGGGAGCCTGGCTTTACTGAAACAGCATGGGAAATTGTAGTACAAGCACCTGGTACAGGTGAGCCAACTACCCCAGGCGATGCTGTAACAGGTGACCCAGAGCACACAGCAACAGGTCTTACGCCAAATACTGAATATGAAGTATATGTAAGAGCAAATTGTGGCGTTGATGATCTTAGCAACTGGATAGGTCCAATTACTTTTGTAACAGCTTGCGATCCGTTTACAGTTCCTTTCTATGAAGGGTTTAATACAGATTCTGAAACGCAAAACTGTTGGTC comes from the Flavobacterium arcticum genome and includes:
- the rsmI gene encoding 16S rRNA (cytidine(1402)-2'-O)-methyltransferase, with translation MSKLYIVPTPIGNLEDMTFRAIKVLKEADLILAEDTRTSGKLMKHFEIGTHMQSHHMHNEHKTVENIVKRLQMGETIALISDAGTPAISDPGFLLTRACVENNIDVECLPGATAFVPALVNSGLPNDKFVFEGFLPDKKGRQTRFLALAEETRTIIFYVSPHKLVKTLGEFVQYFGENRPVSVSRELSKMHEETIRGTATEVLAHFEAHASKGEIVAVVGGKSGK
- a CDS encoding AAA family ATPase, which encodes MYVHFNFNATNLEAFPVELGVVNKEFNIDDNNVLTKIHYYSNENPIIDLESLRGGLEGVKNINLLIGSNNSGKSRFLRALFKEANRITISKNQISLIDEYNELLKDIIVGKKVSYTDRTGQDIQSFWEENIYAYDRVNEQIDIKNQLGKIRAVYKDRQSHIEDISDSEYNGIVVCINAIDKILSFIDNVRTNSNFKPKDKLYIPVYRTLVEDEGFQRQVFEKIIENKYGINKNIFTGQRLYTEVLKKHTSSRIIELDAFSEWIKKNFNENKNVRIIPDDESSNILLNIDGDLTPVYDLGDGVQQLILLMFPIYTAEDGTWFFIEEPETHLHPGLQRIFIETLLNDEHLKKKNLRFFFTTHSNHFLDISLDHEEISIFQFEKESSEKFNIKTNVKPSKEILDLLGVNTSSVFLANTSIWVEGPTDRKYISKWLKLYCEHKGLPYLKEDIDFAFFEYGGNLIEHYLFDKSFDEDVTEAQVRKKIKAFALSNKVYLLADNDNVEEGSAKYKRRENLQGISDKNFKYQNTEYREIENLLPVKIIKDFIPELVKQHEGYESIGLNRSDYYNKGLGDYFESILKPNFDCKKFKAPSGTLNNLYKNKLCDFFVNGNYNYSDLIKENQQLEEVIENLYSFIVSK
- a CDS encoding serine hydrolase domain-containing protein → MKKISQIFLITLFLTLSVGVKAQSVEMKFQQVLDSVYTANKDAVGIMIHVEAPDKNISWTSAVGYANKETQEAINKNQPAIIASNTKTYVAVAIVKLIENGKLQLNQPIADLINPKTKELLIADGYKVNQITIKHLLSHTSGIADYVNDAYFAFIFEHQDYHWTRDEQIQFAVENANPLAEAGKTYSYADTNYLLLTEIIEHKTKKPFYTAIRELLEFKKHQLNATWFYSLEKYPKNVLPLVHQYYSKYGLKVADLHPSFDLYGGGGLTATTKDLAMFFQLLFEGKIVKDKKLLEQMHTYVLPQEESRYCLGLQNINFHGMHAYYHGGFWGTDCMYVPELNTTISVYTLEKSKRELNAEISNTILQIIKQ
- the recJ gene encoding single-stranded-DNA-specific exonuclease RecJ, with the protein product MRWTLKPNPDTQKTQHLTKALNVDNTIATLLLQRGIETFEEAKQFFRPSLSDLHDPYLMRDMDKAVQRIETAIANGENILVFGDYDVDGTTAVSLVSSYLRSYYPNVDTYIPDRYKEGYGVSVAGIDYADDNGCILIIALDCGIKAIDKVAYAKTKGIDFIICDHHRPSDTLPNAVAILDPKREDCNYPYDELCGCGVGFKLIQALGVNRGQTINHLIPYLDLVATAIAADIVPITGENRTLAKFGLEVINSHPRAGIKALIQNIKKPTLTISDVVFTIAPRINAAGRIKHGNDAVALLTEFNMMQATEFAAQIEALNVDRKNLDKQITAEALLQIERNSEQDKYTTVVYNKEWHKGVIGIVASRLIETHYRPTLVFTKSGDKLAASARSVSGFDVYNALEACAEHIEQFGGHKYAAGLTLQEENYEAFKQKFEEVVTATIHPDMRVPEIKIDMELNFEQITPKFNRILKQFEPFGPGNMSPIFLTQGIKDTGFGKPIGDGTHLKLFVQQENSEGFAAIGFGLASKMEIACSGAAFDAVYSVDENTWNGETTLQLRLRDIKSEN
- a CDS encoding UDP-2,3-diacylglucosamine diphosphatase encodes the protein MTDTKKIYFASDQHFGAPTPEKSFPREQKFVAWLDEVKKDAEAIFLLGDLFDFWFEYKTVVPKGFVRVLGKLAELRDSGIPIYFFIGNHDLWMDDYFEKELNIPVYHRPQEFTFNNKLFLIGHGDGLGPGDKGYKRMKKVFTNPFSKWLFRWLHPDVGVRLGQYLSVKNKLISGDEDVKFLGEENEWLVLYSKRKLETKHYDYFIFGHRHLPMTINVGENSKYINLGDWIGYFTYGVFDGKNFELKEFKN